In Epinephelus lanceolatus isolate andai-2023 chromosome 16, ASM4190304v1, whole genome shotgun sequence, one DNA window encodes the following:
- the erf gene encoding ETS domain-containing transcription factor ERF — MKTPADTGFAFPDWAYKPESSPGSRQIQLWHFILELLRKEEYHDVIAWQGDYGEFVIKDPDEVARLWGARKCKPQMNYDKLSRALRYYYNKRILHKTKGKRFTYKFNFNKLVLVNYPFIDMGSGRVPQSAPPVPSGGSHFRFPPSTPSEVLSSSEELRSPGMFSSVARRMARGSVSDCSDGTSTNSELEETVGADERGVGPERAYRGLLPPRLPHESLFRVYGGAPNPAGLGRHGPRVHPDPLSPFPVSPLPGPGGLLAPTLSPALSMTPTPHLPYTPSPSLSSPMLGSHFSFNPEDMKHYLQAHTQSVYNYHLSPRAFLHYPNIIIPQPHRPTPEKPATHHLHGPPLPLPHSLSQQPGGGEEGQQHPSPFKFKLQPPPLGRKQRESGSSLAAASSSSSSSQSSSFTGSSQIINSALAAGPPKIKVEPISDIESEEEVEVTDISEEEELNQIDEDDEGHIFTPTASHHLHMLNNHHQANGNGSNLSAPPHINPDDDPDDDEEVFKTPATPPIGSGSLAFPLINLKSEPGQPAPISPGGTRCIPLKLRFKRRWSEDQKMEADGERDEAEDKKVRAEGEEEVEGKREETGRRVGETENGGGRGGAGGVILGLMLPPPPTQRRASSELQRATAQLSLENTGC; from the exons GGTTTGCCTTCCCGGATTGGGCCTACAAGCCTGAGTCGAGCCCTGGCTCCAGACAGATCCAGCTGTGGCACTTCATCCTGGAACTGCTGAGGAAGGAGGAGTACCACGACGTCATCGCCTGGCAGGGAGACTATGGCGAGTTTGTCATCAAGGACCCAGACGAAGTGGCTCGCTTGTGGGGGGCAAGGAAGTGCAAGCCACAGATGAACTATGACAAGCTCAGCCGAGCACTAAG ATACTACTACAACAAGAGGATCCTCCACAAGACCAAGGGGAAGAGGTTCACCTACAAGTTCAACTTCAACAAACTCGTGCTGGTCAACTACCCTTTCATCGACATGGGCTCTG GTCGAGTCCCCCAGAGTGCCCCTCCAGTGCCATCTGGAGGCAGCCACTTCCGTTTCCCCCCCTCCACTCCATCAGAAGTCCTTTCCTCCAGTGAGGAGCTGCGCAGCCCGGGCATGTTCAGCAGTGTGGCTCGCCGTATGGCCCGTGGCTCTGTGAGCGACTGCAGTGACGGCACCTCCACCAACTCAGAGCTGGAGGAGACTGTGGGGGCCGATGAGCGAGGCGTGGGGCCTGAACGGGCTTACAGGGGCCTGCTTCCTCCCCGCCTGCCTCACGAGTCTCTCTTCAGGGTCTACGGCGGGGCCCCAAACCCAGCAGGGCTCGGCAGACATGGCCCCAGGGTTCACCCAGATCCTCTGTCTCCATTCCCTGTCTCCCCGCTGCCAGGCCCCGGGGGTCTTCTGGCCCCAACTCTGTCCCCGGCCCTGTCCAtgacccccaccccccacctgCCCTACACCCCTTCCCCCTCCCTGTCCTCCCCCATGTTGGGTTCTCACTTCTCCTTCAACCCGGAGGACATGAAGCACTACCTGCAGGCCCACACCCAGTCCGTCTACAACTACCACCTCAGCCCCCGAGCTTTCCTCCACTACCCCAACATCATAATCCCTCAACCCCACCGCCCGACCCCAGAGAAGCCAGCCACCCATCATCTCCACGGCCCACCCCTACCGCTTCCTCATTCGCTCAGCCAGCAGCCAGGAGGCGGGGAGGAGGGGCAGCAGCACCCGTCACCGTTCAAGTTCAAGCTGCAGCCGCCGCCGCTTGGGCGCAAACAGAGAGAATCTGGGAGCTCATTGgctgctgcttcttcctcctcttcctccagtcAATCCTCCTCATTCACAGGGTCTAGTCAGATAATCAACTCTGCCTTGGCTGCAGGGCCTCCGAAGATCAAG GTTGAGCCCATATCAGACATAGAGTCAGAGGAAGAGGTGGAGGTGACTGACATCAGTGAGGAGGAAGAGCTCAATCAAATTGACGAGGATGACGAAGGTCACATCTTTACCCCAACAGCTAGTCATCATCTTCATATGCTCAACAACCATCACCAAGCTAATGGGAATGGGAGCAACCTCTCTGCCCCTCCGCACATTAACCCTGATGACGACCCCGATGACGACGAAGAGGTCTTTAAGACTCCTGCCACTCCTCCCATCGGCAGCGGCAGCTTGGCCTTCCCTCTGATCAACCTGAAGAGTGAGCCGGGTCAGCCAGCACCCATCAGCCCCGGGGGCACGCGATGCATCCCGCTCAAACTCCGCTTCAAACGCCGCTGGAGTGAAGACCAGAAGATGGAGGCGGATGGAGAGAGGGACGAGGCGGAGGACAAGAAAGTGAGGgctgagggagaggaggaggtggaggggaagagagaggagacaggcaGGAGAGTAGGGGAGACGGAGAATGGGGGAGGAAGAGGCGGAGCAGGAGGTGTTATTTTGGGGTTGATGCTGCCACCGCCTCCCACCCAGCGCAGAGCGAGCTCGGAGCTGCAGAGGGCTACAGCACAGCTGTCTCTGGAAAATACTGGCTGCTGA